A stretch of DNA from Candidatus Rubrimentiphilum sp.:
GTCCAACAGGTCGCGCGGCAATCCCCAGACGGAGTTGAGAATGTCAGCGCCGGCGTCCGCCGCGGCGCGTAGGACGCCGGGCTTGAACGTATCGACGGAGAGAACAGCCGACGGCAAGCGCCCGCGGACTTTTTGGATCACGGGAATCAAGCGTTCGAGCTCGGTCCGCTCCGCAACCGGAACGTGACCGGGTCGCGTGGACTCCGCGCCGATATCCAAAATGTCGCTGCCGCGTTCGAGCTGCGTTTGCGCGTAGGCCACGGCCAAATCGGGCTCTTCGATCCCATCGCCGGAAAATGAATCCGGCGTGACGTTAACGATGCCCATCACGTACGTGCGCTCGCCCCAGTCTAGCGTGCGTCCGCGTACGTGCAGCGATCCTCTAGTGCGCACTGCTTGCAACGACGTTCTCCAACCACCACTCGCGCAGCTCGGCCACCACGAACGTCGAGCCGCTGACCACTACGATCTCGTCGCCGCCGGCATTGCGCCTGGCAATGCTGAATGCTTCGACCGCGTCCGGAATAGCCCGTCCCCACAGCCCCAAAGATTCCGCAATACTCGCCAGCCGCTGCGGTTTGGTCGCGGGCCGCCCACGCGCATCGAACGACGTAAAGATAAACGTGGCGGGCAGCTGCGAAAAAACCCGCAGCACTTCGCCCGCATCCTTGCTTTCGCCGATAGCAAGCACGAACGTAAAATGCCGGTCCGGAAAGTGCGCCCGCAGCGACTGAACCAGATGTTCGGCCTTGTCGGGATTGTGAGCCACATCGAATATCACCGCCGGATGCGCCGGAAAGTATTCCATCCGTCCCGGCAAGCTGAGCCGGGCTAGACCTTCTTCGACCTGCGCCGGCGTGGGACGCAGTTGCTCCGGCAAATACTCGAGCGCAAGCACGGCGCACGCTGCGTTCGTCTGCTGGAATTCACCAAGAACCGGAATTTCGAGATGATACTGCGCCGCGGGAGTTTTTACGGTAAAGCGCTGACTGAAAGGCTCGAGCCGCACGTCCTCGATCGTCACAACGTCCGGCACGAAGACGAACGGCGCGCCGACGCGCCGGCACTGCGCCTCGATAACGGCTCGCGCTTCGGGCCTGTCGGCGGCGCTCAAAAGCGGCACGCCGGGTTTGGCGATGCCGGCTTTGTCGGCGGCGATCTGTTCCACAGTGTCGCCGAGTATGTCGGTGTGATCGAGCCCGACGTTGGTGATAATGCTGACCAGCGGGTGCAAGACGTTGGTGCCGTCCAGCGTGCCGCCGACGCCTACCTCGATGACGGCGACGTCAACCTGTTCTTGCGCAAAGAGAAGAAACGCAAGCGCGAGCAGCGTTTCGTAGTAGGACGGGCGCGTGAACTCGGCACTCACGCGATCCATCGCCGGGATCAGGAGCTCGATGAGTTCGGCAAATCGTTCCTCGGAAACCGGCACGCCGTCGATCCTGGCACGCTCAAGCACCGAATGGAGGTGCGGTTTGGTGTGCAGCCCCGTGCGCTTGCCGGCGGCGGTCAGCGCGGCGGCGATCATCGCGCTCGTCGAACCTTTTCCGCTCGTGCCGCCGACGTGGATCGTCGGATAGCGGTCTTGCGGATTGCCGAGTTCCAGCAAGAACCGGCGCATGCGATCGAGCCGGTACGGTTCGCGGCGGGAACCCGTTTCGCTCACGAGTTCCAAGACGTAGGCTTGCGCTTGCGCGAACGTCACGAGCGCCTACCCGTGCCCGTCTTTACCGTTCAGTTGTTCGATCGCGTGCGGCAGAACCGGCAGCACCACGGCGAGCGACTCGGCGACCGCTTTCGGACTGCCCGGAAGATTCACGATCAGCGTGCGGTTGCGCACGCCGGCCGTCGCCCGCGACAGCATCGCGGTCGGGACGATTGCAATCGACGCGGTGCGAATCGCTTCGGCAATCCCCGGGACTTCGTAATCCAGAATTGCCGCCGTCGCCTGCGGCGTGCGGTCGCGCGGTGAAACTCCGGTGCCCCCGCTCGTAATGATTAACGACGCAGCGCCTGAATCGCAGAGCTCGATGAGCTCGGCCTGGAGCGCACCGGGATCGTCGGGCAGCACCGCTTCGCGCACGATCGCATAGGCCGCGCCGAGCCGCTCGCGCATGATTGGAATGCACGTGTCCGGCCGTTCGCCGGACGCCGCCCGATCGGACAAAACGATCAGCGCGGTTTTCACTTCGTTTTTTCCAGCAGCCGCACGGATTCGATCGTGATGCCTTTTTCGATCCCTTTGGTCATGTCGTAGATCGTCAGCGCCGCGACCGCAGCCGCGACCATCGCTTCCATCTCGACACCGGTCTGCGCGGTCGTGCGCGCGGCTGACTCGATCACGAGCACGTCGTCTTCCCACGAAAACGCAACGTTCACGGCGCCGAGCGGAATCGCGTGGGCAAGCGGAATGAGCGCCGGCGTCTGCTTGGCGGCCATGATCCCCGCGAGCTGCGCTGCGACCAGCGCATCGCCTTTTGCCAGAGTCGCCTCCCGCAACGCCCGCGCGGCCTCGGCACCCAGGCGGACGCGGCTCTGGGCGCGCGCCGTTCGCACCGTGTGATCTTTGTGCGAGACGTCGACCATCTCAAGGTCTCCGCCGGGGCCGAAATGGCGCACTATTTCGCCGGCGCCATGCGCACCCAAAGCAGAGCGAGTACTGCGAGAATTGCATAGACGATTGCATGCTTGACATGCCGGTGTCCGTCAAACCCTAAGAGTGTTGAGAAATGCGCGGCTCCCGTGAACGCCAATACGGCGGCAATAATAAAGACGGCTGCCAGAACGAGTGCAAGAACTTTCAATGAATTACTCCCATACGTGCGAGTGTGAAACAGAGTCCGCCGAAGAGCAAGCAATACCAGCCGAACGGACGCAAGTCGTTGCGGCGAAAGTATCGCACCAGAAACGCAACCGACGCGTACGCGGCTATGCCGGCGAGAACTCCGCCCAGCGCAGCTTGGACGAGCACGCCGCGACTTCCCGGTCCGGTTAGCTCGCCGATTTCGAACAGCCCAGCCGCCAAAATCACCGGCGTCGCTAAGAGAAACGAGTACTGGGCCGCGTCCTCATGATCCAAATCGCAGATCAGACCGGCCACAATCGATGCACCCGACCGTGAAATCCCCGGAAAGAGCGCCAAGGCTTGCCCGAAACCCACGCCTGCGCTTTGGAGCCACGACAGCGACGTGATCGGTTTGTCCACTCGCCCGAGCCGCGTTTTTTGCCGCTGACGCAAATACTCGCCCAAAAACATCACGCCGGCATTGATCATCAAAAAAAGCGCCGCAACCTCGGCGCTCCCGAAGAACTTCTGCACCGAATCCTTGAGCAGCACGCCCAAGATGCCGACCGGGACGGTACCGACAATCAGGAGCCACGCCAGCTTCTCGTTCGGATCGTCGCCGATCTTCCCGCGCCAGATGCTCGCGACGAACGCTCGCACGATACGCGCCCAGATCTTGCGATAAAAGATCACCAGCGCGAGCGCGGTTCCCAAATGCAAGACCGTCACAAACGCGAGAAACGACGGAGCGGCGCGGTTTATTTTCCAATGCAGCAACGCCGGAATCAAAATCGTTTGGCCTAGACTGCTGATCGGGAAAAGTTCGCTCACGCCTTGCAACAACGCAAGGGCCATCGCCTGTCCGAAAGTCACGCGACGAGGTTATGGCGCAAGCTGCGTCCATCCTTGTGCCGCCGGGGGAGGTGCTGACGCGGAATCTCTGACATTTTTGGCCCTGCCAGGATGGCAGCTTCAAAACTTGTTTTGCCAAAAATGCAGCGAAGCCGCAAAAATTCAGGACGTATTTTTGCGAGCGGTTTCGCGGCGGCACCTCCCCCGGTGGCACAATGGATCAGCAAATTACCAGGCCACAAACTTGACCGTAAACGTGTACGTGCTTGCGACGCCCTTGCAGGCGGTGTACTTCGGCGTGTAGCTGGCGTTTCGCGCCATGGTTAACGCGCTCGCGTCGAGGCCGTCGTTGCCGATCGAGCGCGCTACTTTCGCGTCAGTGACGTTGCCGGCCGGATCGAGCGAGACGTCGATCGCGACGACGCCGGTGATGCGGCTGGCACGCGCGGCCGCGGCGATATCGGGCGTGTCAGGCGTTGCAGAAACGGCTGGGCCTGCGTTTGGGTTCGTGCAGCC
This window harbors:
- the moaC gene encoding cyclic pyranopterin monophosphate synthase MoaC: MRHFGPGGDLEMVDVSHKDHTVRTARAQSRVRLGAEAARALREATLAKGDALVAAQLAGIMAAKQTPALIPLAHAIPLGAVNVAFSWEDDVLVIESAARTTAQTGVEMEAMVAAAVAALTIYDMTKGIEKGITIESVRLLEKTK
- a CDS encoding MogA/MoaB family molybdenum cofactor biosynthesis protein, translated to MKTALIVLSDRAASGERPDTCIPIMRERLGAAYAIVREAVLPDDPGALQAELIELCDSGAASLIITSGGTGVSPRDRTPQATAAILDYEVPGIAEAIRTASIAIVPTAMLSRATAGVRNRTLIVNLPGSPKAVAESLAVVLPVLPHAIEQLNGKDGHG
- a CDS encoding folylpolyglutamate synthase/dihydrofolate synthase family protein, producing the protein MTFAQAQAYVLELVSETGSRREPYRLDRMRRFLLELGNPQDRYPTIHVGGTSGKGSTSAMIAAALTAAGKRTGLHTKPHLHSVLERARIDGVPVSEERFAELIELLIPAMDRVSAEFTRPSYYETLLALAFLLFAQEQVDVAVIEVGVGGTLDGTNVLHPLVSIITNVGLDHTDILGDTVEQIAADKAGIAKPGVPLLSAADRPEARAVIEAQCRRVGAPFVFVPDVVTIEDVRLEPFSQRFTVKTPAAQYHLEIPVLGEFQQTNAACAVLALEYLPEQLRPTPAQVEEGLARLSLPGRMEYFPAHPAVIFDVAHNPDKAEHLVQSLRAHFPDRHFTFVLAIGESKDAGEVLRVFSQLPATFIFTSFDARGRPATKPQRLASIAESLGLWGRAIPDAVEAFSIARRNAGGDEIVVVSGSTFVVAELREWWLENVVASSAH
- a CDS encoding undecaprenyl-diphosphate phosphatase, whose amino-acid sequence is MALALLQGVSELFPISSLGQTILIPALLHWKINRAAPSFLAFVTVLHLGTALALVIFYRKIWARIVRAFVASIWRGKIGDDPNEKLAWLLIVGTVPVGILGVLLKDSVQKFFGSAEVAALFLMINAGVMFLGEYLRQRQKTRLGRVDKPITSLSWLQSAGVGFGQALALFPGISRSGASIVAGLICDLDHEDAAQYSFLLATPVILAAGLFEIGELTGPGSRGVLVQAALGGVLAGIAAYASVAFLVRYFRRNDLRPFGWYCLLFGGLCFTLARMGVIH